From Rahnella aceris, a single genomic window includes:
- a CDS encoding DUF4312 family protein encodes MKQQLTTTVRVEGKGENKAAAFSSALSQVQRTVLKSSANNVLLRIEPQDVRIIKAEESVKREKFLFFFLARERKSYYVALDITVNLTVINTEQVVFVTK; translated from the coding sequence ATGAAGCAACAATTAACCACGACAGTTCGGGTTGAAGGAAAGGGCGAAAATAAGGCTGCCGCCTTTTCTTCCGCACTGAGTCAGGTTCAGAGAACGGTTCTCAAATCGTCTGCCAATAATGTCTTACTGCGTATAGAACCGCAGGACGTCAGGATAATAAAGGCAGAAGAGTCAGTCAAAAGAGAAAAGTTTCTGTTCTTTTTTCTGGCCAGGGAAAGAAAGAGTTATTACGTGGCGTTAGACATTACCGTCAACCTGACTGTTATTAATACGGAACAGGTAGTTTTTGTCACGAAATAA
- a CDS encoding SFCGS family glycine-rich protein, translating into MGQVLVVIGDRLGKGQKVAAGVEAAGGKAIVVPGMAADMKLGDVMKAEGATFGISFCGSGGAGAITAQNKYGYKAKYGMRSVDEGVTAINEGCLVLGFGFMDKEELGQRLVEAYNKKYGQA; encoded by the coding sequence ATGGGACAAGTATTAGTGGTGATCGGTGACCGTTTAGGAAAAGGCCAGAAAGTGGCAGCCGGCGTGGAAGCGGCTGGCGGGAAAGCCATCGTTGTCCCGGGTATGGCAGCAGATATGAAACTCGGTGACGTGATGAAAGCAGAAGGTGCGACCTTTGGTATTTCTTTCTGCGGCAGTGGCGGTGCCGGTGCGATTACCGCTCAAAACAAATACGGATATAAAGCTAAGTACGGGATGCGTTCAGTGGATGAAGGTGTCACGGCAATTAACGAAGGCTGTTTAGTATTAGGGTTCGGATTTATGGATAAAGAAGAACTGGGTCAGCGTCTGGTTGAAGCTTATAACAAGAAGTATGGTCAGGCGTAA
- a CDS encoding PRD domain-containing protein, translating to MNNASASVNGTGRIELKDAAAITEQVLKDIQAMQSAKNIYTTDVQLQMLTSHVKAMVLRSITGEPLPEVEKDLFDEISAESMQMAEDVVSWFGNLPIEEAYLLSVHLEVARDNEPK from the coding sequence GTGAATAACGCAAGCGCATCTGTGAATGGGACCGGGCGGATTGAATTGAAAGATGCTGCGGCGATAACAGAGCAAGTATTAAAGGATATTCAGGCGATGCAAAGTGCGAAGAATATCTATACCACCGATGTTCAGTTGCAGATGTTAACGTCACACGTTAAAGCCATGGTATTACGCTCAATTACCGGCGAGCCGTTGCCTGAAGTCGAAAAAGATTTATTTGATGAAATCTCTGCTGAGTCCATGCAAATGGCAGAGGACGTGGTCAGCTGGTTTGGAAACTTACCGATTGAGGAAGCGTATTTACTCTCGGTACATTTAGAAGTCGCAAGAGATAACGAACCTAAATAA
- the rnk gene encoding nucleoside diphosphate kinase regulator: protein MSKPILIINELDAERLDTLLAQPAFANTPVADALNEELDRAEILPPEQIPADVVTMNSKVRFTEGKDGEEHIRTLVYPAALKDSKEQLSVMAPLGAALLGLRTGGSITWEMPNGENSRIEVLELLYQPEAAGELRR from the coding sequence ATGAGTAAACCGATACTGATCATCAACGAACTTGACGCAGAACGCCTGGATACACTGCTGGCACAACCGGCCTTTGCCAACACCCCGGTCGCCGATGCACTGAACGAAGAGTTAGATCGCGCAGAGATTTTGCCGCCCGAGCAAATCCCCGCCGACGTGGTCACGATGAACAGCAAGGTGCGCTTTACAGAAGGTAAAGACGGCGAAGAACATATCCGCACGCTGGTGTATCCCGCAGCGCTAAAAGACAGTAAAGAACAGCTGTCCGTGATGGCCCCGCTGGGAGCTGCCTTGCTGGGGCTGCGCACAGGCGGAAGTATCACGTGGGAAATGCCGAATGGCGAGAACAGCCGGATTGAAGTGCTGGAACTGTTGTATCAGCCGGAGGCGGCGGGGGAATTGCGTCGTTAA
- the cybC gene encoding cytochrome b562 yields the protein MRKQLMALAVIAMLGSSTAALAADLETDMDTIADNYGKVLKTSDQAELTTGLANMKAAAEDAKKATPPKLKGKAPDSPEMQDYHKGLDTLIGQIDKASALAKAGKVDEAKKEAEGFKATRNENHKKFK from the coding sequence ATGCGTAAACAACTGATGGCGTTAGCGGTGATAGCCATGCTCGGCAGCAGCACGGCAGCACTGGCAGCAGATTTAGAAACGGACATGGATACAATTGCTGATAACTACGGCAAGGTGTTGAAAACCAGCGATCAGGCCGAACTGACCACCGGTCTGGCAAACATGAAAGCGGCTGCCGAGGACGCGAAAAAAGCCACACCACCGAAACTGAAAGGCAAAGCGCCGGACAGCCCTGAAATGCAGGATTACCACAAAGGGCTGGATACGCTGATCGGCCAGATTGATAAAGCTTCCGCTTTAGCCAAAGCAGGCAAAGTGGATGAAGCGAAGAAAGAAGCCGAAGGGTTTAAGGCTACGCGTAACGAGAATCATAAGAAGTTTAAGTAG